One genomic window of Medicago truncatula cultivar Jemalong A17 chromosome 1, MtrunA17r5.0-ANR, whole genome shotgun sequence includes the following:
- the LOC11407188 gene encoding single-stranded DNA-binding protein, mitochondrial isoform X2 has protein sequence MNSVALRLSKHLRRSSHASVPRSTVLCYSTFTSETDAGQPSRDNNGLNKEELDDEFDDFLGGRPELQLQGVDPSRGWGFRGVHKAIICGKVGQAPVQKILRNGKNVTIFTVGTGGMYDQRIVGSKDLPKPAQWHRIAVHNEVLGAYAVQQLFKNSSVYVEGEIETRVYNDSINGEVKSIPEICVRRDGKLRLIRSGESVDKTSLDEFREGLF, from the exons ATGAATTCTGTTGCGCTAAGACTTTCCAAGCATCTTCGACGCTCTTCTCACG CTTCTGTTCCAAGAAGCACGGTGTTATGCTACTCAACATTTACGTCTGAAACTGATGCTGGTCAGCCTTCACGTGATAATAATGGGCTAAACAAGGAAGAATTAGATGACGAGTTTGATGATTTCCTTGGTGGAAGGCCCGAGTTACAGCTGCAAGGTGTTGATCCCAGTAGAGGTTGGGGATTTCGCGGTGTGCACAAG GCAATTATTTGTGGTAAAGTTGGCCAAGCTCCTGTACAGAAGATATTAAGGAATGGGAAGAATGTGACCATCTTTACAGTTGGAACAGGGGGAATGTATGACCAGAGAATTGTAGGATCGAAGGATTTGCCTAAACCTGCTCAGTGGCATCGCATTGCTGTGCATAATGAAGTACTAGGAGCTTATGCAGTccaacaactttttaaaaa TTCTTCAGTGTATGTTGAGGGTGAAATTGAGACTAGAGTTTATAATGATAGTATTAATGGTGAAGTCAAAAGCATTCCAGAGATATGCGTTCGTCGTGATG GGAAACTTCGCCTCATCAGGAGTGGAGAGAGTGTTGATAAAACTTCCTTGGATGAATTTA GAGAGGGATTATTTTAG
- the LOC11407188 gene encoding single-stranded DNA-binding protein, mitochondrial isoform X1 has product MNSVALRLSKHLRRSSHASVPRSTVLCYSTFTSETDAGQPSRDNNGLNKEELDDEFDDFLGGRPELQLQGVDPSRGWGFRGVHKAIICGKVGQAPVQKILRNGKNVTIFTVGTGGMYDQRIVGSKDLPKPAQWHRIAVHNEVLGAYAVQQLFKNSSVYVEGEIETRVYNDSINGEVKSIPEICVRRDGKLRLIRSGESVDKTSLDEFTGEGLF; this is encoded by the exons ATGAATTCTGTTGCGCTAAGACTTTCCAAGCATCTTCGACGCTCTTCTCACG CTTCTGTTCCAAGAAGCACGGTGTTATGCTACTCAACATTTACGTCTGAAACTGATGCTGGTCAGCCTTCACGTGATAATAATGGGCTAAACAAGGAAGAATTAGATGACGAGTTTGATGATTTCCTTGGTGGAAGGCCCGAGTTACAGCTGCAAGGTGTTGATCCCAGTAGAGGTTGGGGATTTCGCGGTGTGCACAAG GCAATTATTTGTGGTAAAGTTGGCCAAGCTCCTGTACAGAAGATATTAAGGAATGGGAAGAATGTGACCATCTTTACAGTTGGAACAGGGGGAATGTATGACCAGAGAATTGTAGGATCGAAGGATTTGCCTAAACCTGCTCAGTGGCATCGCATTGCTGTGCATAATGAAGTACTAGGAGCTTATGCAGTccaacaactttttaaaaa TTCTTCAGTGTATGTTGAGGGTGAAATTGAGACTAGAGTTTATAATGATAGTATTAATGGTGAAGTCAAAAGCATTCCAGAGATATGCGTTCGTCGTGATG GGAAACTTCGCCTCATCAGGAGTGGAGAGAGTGTTGATAAAACTTCCTTGGATGAATTTA CAGGAGAGGGATTATTTTAG
- the LOC11416665 gene encoding probable protein phosphatase 2C 5 isoform X1, whose protein sequence is MSKAELSRMKQPLVPLATLIGRELRNGKTEKPFVKYGQAGLAKKGEDYFLIKTDCHRVPGDSSTSFSVFAILDGHNGISAAIFAKENIINNVMSAIPQGVSREEWLQALPRALVVAFVKTDMEFQKKGETSGTTATFVIIDGWTVTVASVGDSRCILDTQGGVVSLLTVDHRLEENVEERERVTASGGEVGRLNVFGGNEVGPLRCWPGGLCLSRSIGDTDVGEYIVPIPHVKQVKLSNAGGRLIIASDGIWDTLSSDMAAKSCRGVPAELAAKLVVKEALRSRGLKDDTTCLVVDIIPSDYPVLPMPATPRKKHNVLSSLLFGKKSQNLANKGTNKLSAVGVVEELFEEGSAMLTERLGNNVPSDTNSGIHRCAVCLADQPSGDGLSVNNDHFITPVSKPWEGPFLCTNCQKKKDAMEGKRS, encoded by the exons ATGAGTAAGGCTGAATTATCAAGGATGAAGCAACCACTTGTTCCGTTGGCAACCTTGATCGGCCGTGAGCTACGAAATGGAAAAACGGAGAAGCCTTTTGTGAAGTATGGACAGGCTGGTTTGGCAAAAAAAGGAGAAGATTACTTTCTAATCAAGACAGATTGCCATAGAGTTCCTGGCGATTCTTCAACGTCATTCTCTGTCTTCGCG ATCCTTGACGGGCATAATGGTATATCCGCTGCTATTTTTgcgaaagaaaatataataaacaatGTCATGAGTGCCATACCGCAAGGTGTAAGCAGGGAGGAATGGCTTCAAGCTCTGCCTCGGGCTCTAGTTGTCGCTTTTGTGAAAACTGACATGGAATTTCAGAAAAAAG GGGAAACTTCTGGAACGACAGCTACGTTTGTGATTATTGATGGATGGACTGTAACAGTTGCATCTGTTGGGGATTCCCGATGCATATTAGATACTCAGGGAGGCGTTGTTTCTCTCTTGACAGTTGATCACAGATTGGAAGAAAATGTAGAAGAGAGGGAGCGGGTTACAGCCAGTGGTGGTGAAGTAGGAAGACTCAATGTATTCGGAGGCAATGAG GTGGGGCCTCTTCGCTGTTGGCCTGGTGGATTGTGCCTTTCTAGATCGATTGGTGACACTGATGTGGGAGAGTATATCGTTCCAATACCACACGTTAAGCAAGTGAAG CTTTCAAATGCTGGCGGAAGACTAATTATAGCTTCTGATGGAATTTGGGATACTTTGTCTTCTGATATGGCTGCCAAGTCATGTCGTGGTGTACCTGCAGAACTTGCTGCCAAGCTGGTGGTTAAG GAAGCTCTAAGGTCAAGAGGGCTGAAGGATGATACAACCTGCCTTGTTGTAGATATTATTCCTTCGGACTATCCTGTGTTGCCGATGCCAGCAACTCCTAGAAAGAAACATAATGTGCTTAGTTCACTTCTCTTTGGAAAGAAATCCCAAAACTTGGCAAACAAAGGAACTAATAAGCTTTCTGCAGTTGGCGTTGTGGAGGAGTTATTTGAAGAGGGTTCTGCAATGCTTACAGAGAG GCTAGGTAATAATGTTCCTTCCGACACAAATTCTGGTATTCACCGCTGTGCAGTTTGCCTAGCAGATCAACCCTCTGGTGATGGCTTATCAGTGAACAACGATCATTTTATCACTCCGGTATCTAAGCCATGGGAAGGTCCATTCCTCTGCACAAACTGTCAGAAGAAGAAAGACGCCATGGAAGGAAAAAGGTCCTGA
- the LOC11416665 gene encoding probable protein phosphatase 2C 5 isoform X2, with translation MSAIPQGVSREEWLQALPRALVVAFVKTDMEFQKKGETSGTTATFVIIDGWTVTVASVGDSRCILDTQGGVVSLLTVDHRLEENVEERERVTASGGEVGRLNVFGGNEVGPLRCWPGGLCLSRSIGDTDVGEYIVPIPHVKQVKLSNAGGRLIIASDGIWDTLSSDMAAKSCRGVPAELAAKLVVKEALRSRGLKDDTTCLVVDIIPSDYPVLPMPATPRKKHNVLSSLLFGKKSQNLANKGTNKLSAVGVVEELFEEGSAMLTERLGNNVPSDTNSGIHRCAVCLADQPSGDGLSVNNDHFITPVSKPWEGPFLCTNCQKKKDAMEGKRS, from the exons ATGAGTGCCATACCGCAAGGTGTAAGCAGGGAGGAATGGCTTCAAGCTCTGCCTCGGGCTCTAGTTGTCGCTTTTGTGAAAACTGACATGGAATTTCAGAAAAAAG GGGAAACTTCTGGAACGACAGCTACGTTTGTGATTATTGATGGATGGACTGTAACAGTTGCATCTGTTGGGGATTCCCGATGCATATTAGATACTCAGGGAGGCGTTGTTTCTCTCTTGACAGTTGATCACAGATTGGAAGAAAATGTAGAAGAGAGGGAGCGGGTTACAGCCAGTGGTGGTGAAGTAGGAAGACTCAATGTATTCGGAGGCAATGAG GTGGGGCCTCTTCGCTGTTGGCCTGGTGGATTGTGCCTTTCTAGATCGATTGGTGACACTGATGTGGGAGAGTATATCGTTCCAATACCACACGTTAAGCAAGTGAAG CTTTCAAATGCTGGCGGAAGACTAATTATAGCTTCTGATGGAATTTGGGATACTTTGTCTTCTGATATGGCTGCCAAGTCATGTCGTGGTGTACCTGCAGAACTTGCTGCCAAGCTGGTGGTTAAG GAAGCTCTAAGGTCAAGAGGGCTGAAGGATGATACAACCTGCCTTGTTGTAGATATTATTCCTTCGGACTATCCTGTGTTGCCGATGCCAGCAACTCCTAGAAAGAAACATAATGTGCTTAGTTCACTTCTCTTTGGAAAGAAATCCCAAAACTTGGCAAACAAAGGAACTAATAAGCTTTCTGCAGTTGGCGTTGTGGAGGAGTTATTTGAAGAGGGTTCTGCAATGCTTACAGAGAG GCTAGGTAATAATGTTCCTTCCGACACAAATTCTGGTATTCACCGCTGTGCAGTTTGCCTAGCAGATCAACCCTCTGGTGATGGCTTATCAGTGAACAACGATCATTTTATCACTCCGGTATCTAAGCCATGGGAAGGTCCATTCCTCTGCACAAACTGTCAGAAGAAGAAAGACGCCATGGAAGGAAAAAGGTCCTGA